AATCCGCTCGCCTGTTCTGCTGGCCTGGCCGTGCTCAACGAACTGACGCAAAACGGCCTTATCGAGAACGCTGCCGACAAAGGCGCCAAGCTCTCGGCCCGGCTCGTGTCGCTGATGGACCGCTACCCGTTCATCGGTGATGTTCGCGGTAAGGGTTTGTTGTTGGCGTTCGAACTCGTGGCTGACCGCCAGTCGATGGAACCACTTCCTGCCGGGGTGGCCGCACATACGGCGCTGGTCGAGGAGGCGTACAAACGCGGGCTCATTATCTATTCGCGCCGCACAAGGGGCGGGACTGTCGGGGATCACTTCATGGTCTGCCCACCACTGATCGTGACCGACGACCAACTCGACGAAATCATGCAACTGCTGGTTGAGAGCCTGGACGCATTTGCTTCCACTTCCGGCCTGCCCGTGAACGGAAGCTGAGCAAACCATGGCTGAGAAAGTAATCATCACCTGCGCCGTCACCGGCTCGATCCACACGCCCACCATGAGCCCCCACCTGCCGATAACGCCTGAGGAGATCACCACCCAAGCGGTAGCGGCTGCCAACGCCGGTGCAGCCATTCTGCATCTGCATGCTCGTAATCCGGAGACTGGCCAACCAACGGCCGACCCGAATGTGTTCATGCAGTTCCTTCCGCGCATCAAAGAGCAGTGCGACGCCGTCATCAACATCACAACCGGTGGTAGCTCCCTCATGACACTTGATGAGCGGTTGGCCGCCCCGCTGGTTGCCCGGCCTGAAATGGCCTCGCTGAACATGGGTTCGATGAATTTCGGCCTGTTCCCCATGAAGGAACGCTATTCGGATTGGAAGTTCGACTGGGAGCCAAAGCTCCTTGACGCCACCAAAGAAGTCGTGTTCAAAAACACGTTCGCCGACATCGAATCCATTTTTGATCAACTTGGCAACCAGCACGGGACCCGCTTCGAATTCGAGTGTTACGACGTGGGCCAGATCCAGACCTTGGCCTTCTACTTACGCGAAGGACTCATCAAGAAGCCCGTCTTTGTGCAATTCGTACTCGGAGTGCTGGGCGGCATCGACGCCTGCCCCGAAAACCTCATGCACATGAAAGCCACCGCCGATCGACTCCTCGGCGACAACTACCGCTTTTCCGTTCTGGCTGCCGGCCGGCACCAGATCCCGCTTGCCACGATCGGGGCAATCCTCGGTGGCAACGTTCGGGTCGGCCTTGAAGACAGCCTGCTCATCGGTCGGGGCAAGCTGGCCGCCAGCAATGCCGAGCAGGTCGTCAAGATCCGAACGATCCTTGAAGAACTCGGATACGAAATTGCCTCGCCGAGCGAAGCCCGCCAGATGTTGGGCCTGA
This genomic interval from Acidimicrobiia bacterium contains the following:
- a CDS encoding 3-keto-5-aminohexanoate cleavage protein, whose product is MAEKVIITCAVTGSIHTPTMSPHLPITPEEITTQAVAAANAGAAILHLHARNPETGQPTADPNVFMQFLPRIKEQCDAVINITTGGSSLMTLDERLAAPLVARPEMASLNMGSMNFGLFPMKERYSDWKFDWEPKLLDATKEVVFKNTFADIESIFDQLGNQHGTRFEFECYDVGQIQTLAFYLREGLIKKPVFVQFVLGVLGGIDACPENLMHMKATADRLLGDNYRFSVLAAGRHQIPLATIGAILGGNVRVGLEDSLLIGRGKLAASNAEQVVKIRTILEELGYEIASPSEARQMLGLKGPDQVNF
- a CDS encoding aminotransferase class III-fold pyridoxal phosphate-dependent enzyme; its protein translation is NPLACSAGLAVLNELTQNGLIENAADKGAKLSARLVSLMDRYPFIGDVRGKGLLLAFELVADRQSMEPLPAGVAAHTALVEEAYKRGLIIYSRRTRGGTVGDHFMVCPPLIVTDDQLDEIMQLLVESLDAFASTSGLPVNGS